The Vibrio sp. SNU_ST1 genome has a segment encoding these proteins:
- a CDS encoding SCP2 domain-containing protein → MPFDPLVTAVIETSLNTFVNDDPALVRRLSRLKGQIIQVNLKELNKTLTFVFSQQIDVLSEYEGQPDCYLSLNLSVLPELREQSNITKLIKQDKLILEGDIQLAQKFAQLMTDCKPDLEEWLSRVTGDVVAHTLVQGVKNVGGLVAKQATKHQNHLAQILTEEWKIAPAPLEVAHFCDQVDDVKSSAARLEAKLNALLEKA, encoded by the coding sequence ATGCCATTTGATCCATTGGTCACCGCGGTTATTGAAACCTCTTTAAATACTTTCGTGAACGATGATCCAGCTTTGGTTCGTCGTTTGTCTCGTTTAAAGGGGCAGATCATTCAAGTTAATTTGAAAGAGCTGAATAAAACTCTCACTTTCGTTTTTAGCCAACAAATCGATGTGTTGTCTGAATACGAAGGGCAACCAGATTGCTACCTATCTTTGAACCTATCGGTACTGCCTGAACTGCGTGAGCAATCGAACATCACCAAGTTGATCAAGCAAGATAAGCTGATTCTAGAAGGTGATATTCAACTGGCACAAAAATTTGCTCAGCTAATGACAGACTGCAAGCCTGACTTGGAAGAGTGGCTATCGCGTGTGACGGGCGACGTGGTTGCGCATACCTTAGTACAAGGCGTTAAGAATGTCGGCGGCCTTGTGGCTAAGCAAGCGACTAAGCATCAAAACCATCTCGCTCAGATATTAACTGAAGAGTGGAAGATTGCACCAGCGCCATTAGAAGTGGCACATTTTTGCGATCAGGTTGACGACGTGAAAAGCTCAGCTGCACGTCTTGAAGCTAAATTG